GGTCCCCCTCCTGAAGGCCCTCGCGGGCGATCAGCCGTTTGATGTACTCGACCACCTGCTGGTGCTTGGGTATGGCGCTGACCGGGTCGATCAAGGAGGTGTCCTCCGGGTGTCGCGTCGCCGGCTCTTCCAGGCGAGGCGAACGATGCGCTCTATATTATTATAGTGCATCGCCGTCGAGTGTCAAGGGGTTTTTCCGGAACCCGGGCGTTGAACCACCCTGCGAGGCGCGGGGAGGCCCCATGAGGCGTCGGCGGAGTGCGGCGGGCGGCCGAGGTGCGCGATCGTTGGGGCGGTTGTCCGGCTGAAGTGTGGAGTGGCGAGCGCGGTCGTGGAGGAGGCGAGGGGCCTGCTCAACATGCATGGATGTGGTGGCGAGGAGCGGTCCGGGTCGGGCCACTGCCTTGCGCGCCTATCGGGCGACCACGCGGGCGCTCCGGCGGGATGGCAGTCCGGGAACGCTCAGCGGCCGGCTCTACCCAAGATGTGTCGCCCGTCTGAACCGCGGAGCCCTTCCGCTAGCGCGCGCCGGCGCCAGAGGCGATCCAGGCCTCGTCGAACGCTGCGTGACGCACGACGGTCCGCTCGTCGGTGGTGAACACGAGGTGGATGCGGCCATCCCGCGCCTGCACCGCGAAGGGGTAGGCGAAGTCGCCGGGGCCGGTAGCGATGTCGCGGCGCACGGGCCAGGTGGCCCCGCCGTCGGTCGAGAGCGCCGCTGCAAGTGGCGAACGGCCCGTCATGCTGTCATTGTAGATGAGCACCAGGTGCCCGTTCGCCAGCCGCAGCAGGTCGACGGCGGCGTTCGGGTTCGGGAACGCCGTGTCGGCGCCCGCCGACCAGGTGCGGCCGCCGTCGCTCGACTCGCCGCGCACGATGTAGCCGATCGTCGTCGGCTCGTAGTCGCCGCCGCGGCGGCAGTAGGCCACCAGGCGTCCGGGCGAGACCTCTACCACCGCAGGCTGGATGTTGCCCTTCGGCGAGCGGATCTCGCCGGATGGGCGCCACGCGCGCGCCTTCGGATCCCAGCGTAGGAAGCGCGAGGTGCTGTCGGCGCCGACCACCTCCGTGTCGCCGCCGGTCTCGTGGTACACCGGCAGCAGGTACTCGCCCGATGAGAGGACGATGGGCCGGCCGCGCACCATCATGCCCTCGTGGTCCGACACGACGAAGCTGTCGGACCAGGTGCGGCCCTCGTCACTGGACACCTTGGCCTGGATGCGCGACGTGGACCACGTGTCGCCCCAGCGCACCACGTAGAAGAGCCAGACGACCCCGTCCGGCGCCTGCCACACCACGCCGTTGCCGAGCGAGCGGAACGGGTCGTGGGCGATGCGCACGGGCCGGGACCAGTGCGTCGAGCCCTTCCGGAGCCGCGCGCCGAAGACGCCCGTGTCGACGGCGTACTCTCCCTCGCCGCCGTAGTAGACCAGGTAGAGGTCGCCATTCCGCAGCGCGGCTATGGAGGCAGGGTGCTTGTAGCGCCCGGTGGAGGTCTCCGGGCCGAACACGCGCTCGATGGCGAGCGCGCCGGGCGAGGGCGCCCCCGTCGCGGCGAGCGCCACGGTGAGCACCGGAGCCAGAAAGGGCATTCGTCTCCTCCTTCGCGACAGGGCGCCGGCGCGCGCTCAGCGCCGGCTCGAAGGCCGGCGCGCGCCGGCGGCCGGAGCGAGCAGGATGCGGGCCTCGCCCTCCCGCAGCGTCAGTTCCAGGCCCGGGCCCTGGCCGACGGGCGCGCCGCTCATCGCGTCGCGAACCGTGCCCGTCCACCCGGTATCGACAAGGTAGCGCCCGTCCCGTGGCGCGTAGAGCGCGATGATGGGACCGTTCGCGTAGACGTTGCAGTCGACCGTTGTGTAGAGGTGGACGCCGGCCTTGCGCGCCGCCAGGCGCAGGAGCTGCGGCGTGAGGCCCGGGGGACCGACGAAAAGGCGCAGGCCGCCCGGTGTCCGGCGCATCGCGACGGCGGCCGATCCGTCGGCGTAGGTTGCCAGCACCTCGTCCGGGCGGGCGTCGGCGGCGGCAAACAGGGGCGTCACGG
The nucleotide sequence above comes from Chthonomonadales bacterium. Encoded proteins:
- a CDS encoding exo-alpha-sialidase, translating into MPFLAPVLTVALAATGAPSPGALAIERVFGPETSTGRYKHPASIAALRNGDLYLVYYGGEGEYAVDTGVFGARLRKGSTHWSRPVRIAHDPFRSLGNGVVWQAPDGVVWLFYVVRWGDTWSTSRIQAKVSSDEGRTWSDSFVVSDHEGMMVRGRPIVLSSGEYLLPVYHETGGDTEVVGADSTSRFLRWDPKARAWRPSGEIRSPKGNIQPAVVEVSPGRLVAYCRRGGDYEPTTIGYIVRGESSDGGRTWSAGADTAFPNPNAAVDLLRLANGHLVLIYNDSMTGRSPLAAALSTDGGATWPVRRDIATGPGDFAYPFAVQARDGRIHLVFTTDERTVVRHAAFDEAWIASGAGAR